In one window of Malassezia japonica chromosome 9, complete sequence DNA:
- a CDS encoding uncharacterized protein (TransMembrane:1 (i64-83o); EggNog:ENOG503P6TA; BUSCO:EOG09265KSE): MLGRWPGALRTVRQLHTGALRATMPRAEETVKEINKLQRTYHPLGYENSAGYLRARKPYVVSNMLIFLGLMGFVGGVYTYSIVMVEQDDFSDLDNIRVLPEGEAASPDRLSEVSGTPSVTAKANALAESSVSAPPAPAPPAPAPVAQPRPVAAAPVMNKKAI, encoded by the exons ATGCTCGGACGGTGGCCTGGAGCGCTGCGCACTGTGCGCCAGCTGCACActggtgcgctgcgtgcgacgatgccgcgcgcagAAGAGACCGTGAAGGAGATCAACAAGCTGCAGCGGACGTACCACCCCCTTGGCTACGAGAACTCGGCAGGGTACCTCCGCGCCCGGAAGCCGTATGTGGTGAGCAACATGCTCATTTTCCTGGGCCTCATGGGCTTTGTCGGCGGTGTGTATACCTATTCGATTGTGATG GTGGAACAGGACGACTTTTCCGACCTTGATAACATCCGCGTCCTccccgagggcgaggcggcgagcCCCGACCGGCTGTCCGAGGTGAGCGGGACACCGAGCGTCACTGCCAAGGCGAATGCGCTGGCCGAGTCCTCGGTGAGCgccccgccggcgccggcaccgcCTGCTCCGGCACCGGTGGCGCAGCCCCGCCCggtggccgccgcgcctgtGATGAACAAAAAGGCGATTTAG
- the vps29 gene encoding Vacuolar protein sorting-associated protein 29 (EggNog:ENOG503NXQX; COG:U): protein MLVLVIGNFCEIHLVKGDYDENRRLPALLILHYPPLRIGVIHGHQVIPAGDRAALSSLARSMDVDVLLSGYTHQFEAYAYEGRFFINPGSATGAWTTDMPLPVTPPETAANKETVKKEDAPLADKHTEEVTEKSDAKNEAAPKPSEPQLTDEELAAKSVQMGTTPSFALLDIQGAVVVIYVYQLIDGDVKVEKLEYRKPTVEVPGTSEST from the exons ATGTTGGTGTTGGTCATTG GAAACTTTTG TGAGATTCACTTGGTCAAGGGTGACTATGACGAA AATCGCCGCTTGCCCGCCCTCCTTATACTGCACTAcccgccgctgcgcatcggcgtCATCCACGGCCACCAAGTCATTCCCGCGGGCGACCGCGCAGCGCTTTCATCGCTCGCACGCTCCATGGATGTGGATGTGCTTCTCAGTGGATACACGCACCAATTCGAGGCGTATGCATACGAGGGGCGCTTCTTCATCAACCCGGGCTCTGCGACGGGCGCTTGGACGACCGACATGCCGCTGCCTGTGACCCCACCCGAAACCGCAGCGAATAAGGAGACAGTCAAGAAGGAAGATGCGCCACTTGCTGACAAGCACACGGAAGAAGTCACTGAAAAGAGCGACGCAAAAAATGAGGCGGCACCCAAGCCCAGCGAGCCGCAGCtcaccgacgaggagctcgctgCGAAAAGTGTCCAGATGGGAACCACCCCGTCCTTTGCCT TGCTCGATATCCAGGGTGCCGTCGTGGTCATCTACGTGTACCAGCTGATTGACGGCGACGTAAAAGTGGAAAAGCTCGAGTACCGCAAGCCCACGGTTGAGGTGCCAGGCACGTCCGAGTCCACATAG
- a CDS encoding uncharacterized protein (TransMembrane:1 (i54-81o); EggNog:ENOG503NZHT; COG:S; BUSCO:EOG09264AWW), which yields MDGDGVRRRNPYVDEYGDNFAPSTSGMHRPGKPIGYFAARGTPYGKKIFGKRMLLFLFILLPVLAVINLVIVLLPVLLAIANHTLSVTVMHVTASNITDPHNDYFPLTLEGQVKKAGVFPAHLYFREPVVVKWMTPPESGEMREVELGNFRLDYIGVAAGHGRIKQVTKFNIQDQEMFGLFTQFMITNEEFTWRLFCPNVHVEAFSFLPTYENLKLTKDVVFKGINNFKDVKILDFQLPSADPEGGISFYAKTMLTNPSPFGFQLGTLNIELFNEGLLLGPGFSTNVNITPGVNLIDLKGRLLSYSTNQTALNQLGNVFTNYINGEITPTYAQGKSVVLSNGQTVGWLSKGIQALNIYVPFQSPYLINPIKSIVIKQFNLTYDSDTDPYSPTASSDSLSADLALPFGFPLNIISAKNEITIVDQINGKPIVHVAGVYSNSETQLNIVASGQTAGTLFLTLRPSPMILPSQTDDARAEFDQFQKEFTFSTKDPKKFNGSSAALTDTPVGRILLNGIKFSVDSGLLGLQGLAGYPTTINGVDVVGGSREALTLSVNTTIINPSNVNVKVGTTKLLMVYSDVVGDVVLNDLNLVIGENNLTATSNFNPKASPKGYELLNRYVSGLDSPVNISGYEGSTGIKSLVPAFSAVRVNSTLNGLKTQLVGQAQLKVLNTTGIQDDVANSIVSLNNPFTSGLKITNIKSNVTSHGLFVAGIDTDLDFSAGGKATTNSPQIPLHLNLYPPDIFALVRALAVQSGQDVKQLDGIVQLAGYTYSKTTNANNDIKPSKRSLREEELEAEQEAEMVQAHLLSKRKTNMYTGFNLVNFVQKAFTVASANLEIVSMTQIGEYESALTFSQQNVPLKTDDSLNLLLPVLSKPIVQKIIDGATLGIDKITIIDPQLKSFKTQLVGSITNSGPFDAKISFPQGLQVSWNNKVLGQIAMPQISLAADEGAQLNLEADFAVADVDALTEFTKFLVTQPSFVWQIAGQGLQVDALGISVGGMTINKGVILTGMNNLKNAVTVQKYDLPSNDPAGGIHLTAQSVITNPSQIGVQLSRFGTMVYRNGTNLGPTAAAGPFTLLPLSKTNLPLAGRLQHQDSTQGLATLSQTFTDVVHGKEIPVEIRGDYAGPSSVTWLNEGIKLLVVQTKLPAVHFSVIRAISLNQMTLMFTEKTAWNPATSSSNTQAPFYLPFGFPLDIQRAGGDFIEGYKGSDIAILKVPMSPAVTQVEARIMTLRFNDVPMQAYSDKHSQFSGFLADTTAQKSVTFQLHGSADAKASTAAGLVTITDIPFSVSTTLDGLQNLNARPVVTSDLDVAHGYSSYLLITLKAAMYNPSHITIGTGDVSFTLLFQGHNIGTAQVKNLILKPGMNNVSTEVHYSPQGSANKAAGQKMLENYVQGIESTAVIQGSRDTTPIASLKQALSGIRLATQIPPLHQLLIIETRLVIPKNIAQTSTAQATFQLRNPFTASINLVKVKAKALYQGIYLGVIDQSLNPPIRAPGHTTITSRTLPLKMDLDPKNLIRFIEKAAANTNTNLGPLTAQFDQVMAMSSTKTTVQPYPDDNPPNCHSGRQFDVFGAVLSLLKGLEVTLDIQSITKLDDYQTPLNIIQQPVPTDTDRTSLYLIGPVGAPIVQNIVDEATLSFSVTNITNVRNDGFDLSLQGQLLKTGPFDAQIEFPEGVTVTWQGQDIAKIQLPPICAEADIGVPNLRTNGKLKITNQGGFTKFATYILHNPSFVWTIHTNKLRVRALNIIFNDVKISKDLSFKAFNGLKGVKITSFDIPGETSNALKVTTGTDIPSPASLGIQLDTSNFKIYFNGQYMGPIHSTNLFLAAAMTTHTTLHGFLTKMTSDAQVKAAGQLFSQYLQGKGSDLEIKGDSVVTRANGNKPVSWLTAAFKTLTLDVVLPGHIYKIVYAIQIIDLFVTLMKQSQTWSPPTGSNMSIATFVNPLHFSLTPLKASLQGTMIFDNQDAAILKLPLKKVSPGTGTSHGPNDPQPLILSWKDIPLNAISHSAFQAMFTQLTDFPRASIGLKGTAGLVARMVIGDIPIEGIPFGNITTTLKGFDSFTRKAVVQRLDVDKGTPEHLDNKVKLIMTNPSNITIKTTGLSLPAFYKDTYVGRAILDDKTVVPGDNYLEGIFRYQPNNNNDSTAQEVIQRYAQPQEHNGKKNIPYQTPATLKGIPNANPPLTPFESLRPGIEGVYVTSSLPGIATRVLQRIDAFFDVLTLFSAPGLRPYIFIKLTFQNDLPVPITFTRIQDQANIAGQPQPIYASFTENKVTNCRIPAARATKVDPGIHTCDPIHNVLGDQGLLGSLPVIEKNLDVANMVQIQLSDGGYVLNALQYNEYDVDTTYSLAIGGVPLLNITSIDDMIQGILGSLGKMSSDDVSKVTNSFASLGENGIGQLADTNWNKVVCALENLPLSLIHTAKCQSNTPAGKVAAKSASSSSSSMSSTSNAGASNSKVPAHGGEASLPLQLKEAQRVARTDILLLLEHTPTYTLGKRDDVAVSGAMASALKADIFQTQRGGLLTYHGPGQLVGYPILDIGAMQLSTRCYIARLQESLRAALAASPLSMSTQESPQDDAKYTGVWVDATHKIASLGVHVRHRVTSHGFALNVHNTALQGFQNIVACGLPNVQLTSIDQQLERAGRTLDVRVPDVARLCADHLATALQRTTESAAETCLSYIPTTNDAGEQVLSKVLVEGTEVTA from the exons ATGGACGgggacggcgtgcgccgccgcaacCCCTACGTGGATGAGTATGGCGACAACttcgcgccgagcacgtctGGGATGCACCGTCCCGGAAAGCCGATCGGTTACtttgccgcgcgcggcacccCTTACGGGAAGAAGATCTTCGGAAAGAGGATGCTTCTATTCCTCTTCATCCTGCTTCCTGTTCTGGCGGTCATTAACCTGGTGATTGTTTTGCTCCCAGTATTGCTTGCCATCGCGAACCACACGCTCAGCGTGACGGTTATGCATGTCACCGCGTCGAATATCACGGACCCTCATAATGATTACTTCCCTCTCACCCTGGAGGGTCAAGTGAAAAAGGCAGGCGTTTTCCCCGCACACCTCTACTTCCGCGAGCCCGTCGTCGTGAAGTGGATGACGCCGCCCGAGAGTGGTGAGATGCGCGAAGTCGAACTCGGCAACTTCAGGCTGGACTACATTGGTGTTGCTGCCGGTCACGGCCGCATCAAGCAAGTGACCAAGTTCAACATTCAGGACCAGGAGATGTTTGGCCTGTTCACCCAGTTTATGATTACCAATGAAGAGTTCACTTGGCGCCTGTTCTGTCCAAATGTTCACGTCGAGGCGTTCTCCTTCCTACCTACCTACGAAAACTTGAAGCTTACCAAGGACGTCGTGTTTAAGGGTATTAACAACTTTAAGGACGTAAAGATTCTAGACTTCCAACTGCCCAGCGCTGATCCAGAAGGCGGTATCTCATTCTATGCAAAGACAATGCTTACGAATCCGTCTCCGTTCGGTTTCCAGCTAGGTACACTGAACATTGAACTGTTTAACGAAGGACTGTTGCTCGGTCCGGGTTTCTCGACCAATGTCAATATTACACCGGGTGTCAACCTCATTGACCTCAAGGGCCGGCTGCTCTCATACTCGACGAATCAGACGGCGCTGAACCAGTTGGGCAATGTCTTTACGAACTACATCAACGGTGAGATCACCCCGACGTACGCACAAGGTAAAAGCGTTGTGCTGAGCAACGGTCAGACTGTCGGGTGGCTCTCCAAAGGTATCCAGGCGCTGAACATTTATGTGCCATTCCAATCGCCTTACCTGATCAATCCGATCAAGAGCATTGTGATCAAGCAGTTCAACCTGACTTACGACTCGGACACGGACCCCTACTCTCCTACGGCATCGTCCGACAGTCTGAGTGCTGACCTTGCCCTGCCTTTCGGTTTCCCGCTGAACATTATTTCGGCCAAGAACGAGATTACGATCGTGGACCAAATCAACGGCAAGCCGATTGTGCACGTTGCTGGTGTGTATTCCAACTCGGAAACGCAGCTGAACATCGTCGCTTCGGGTCAGACAGCCGGAACACTCTTCCTCACGCTGCGTCCCTCGCCTATGATTCTCCCGAGTCAGacggacgacgcgcgcgccgagttTGATCAATTCCAAAAGGAATTCACCTTCTCGACCAAGGACCCCAAGAAATTCAATGGATCTTCCGCAGCGCTCACCGACACGCCTGTAGGCCGCATCCTGCTGAACGGGATCAAGTTCTCAGTGGACAGTGGTCTGCTGGGTCTTCAGGGTCTGGCCGGGTACCCCACTACGATTAATGGTGTGGATGTCGTTGGTGGttcgcgcgaggcgcttaCGCTGTCCGTGAACACGACCATCATCAACCCTTCGAATGTCAACGTCAAGGTCGGCACGACCAAGCTGTTGATGGTCTATTCGGATGTTGTTGGTGATGTGGTTCTCAACGACCTGAACCTGGTCATTGGTGAGAACAACCTGACTGCCACGTCGAACTTCAACCCTAAGGCTAGCCCCAAGGGTTACGAGCTGCTGAACCGCTACGTCAGTGGTCTTGACTCGCCAGTGAACATTTCTGGTTACGAGGGCTCGACGGGTATCAAGTCCCTTGTGCCGGCCTTCTCGGCCGTGCGAGTGAACTCGACGCTGAACGGACTCAAGACCCAGCTTGTTGGTCAAGCCCAGCTCAAGGTACTGAACACCACGGGTATCCAGGACGATGTGGCGAACTCGATTGTGAGCCTTAACAATCCTTTCACTTCGGGTCTCAAGATTACGAATATCAAGTCTAATGTCACGTCGCACGGCCTCTTTGTCGCAGGCATCGACACAGATCTTGACTTTTCGGCCGGCGGAAAGGCGACGACCAATTCGCCTCAAATTCCACTGCACCTCAATCTGTACCCGCCGGACATATTTGCGCTGGTGCGTGCACTTGCTGTACAGTCCGGCCAGGATGtgaagcagctcgacggtATTGTCCAGCTTGCGGGTTACACGTACTCGAAGACGACGAATGCTAACAACGACATTAAGCCGTCGAAGCGTTCACTTCGCGAGGAGGAGCTTGAGGCTGAGCAGGAGGCCGAGATGGTGCAGGCGCATCTTCTCTCCAAGCGTAAGACTAACATGTACACGGGCTTTAACTTGGTCAACTTTGTGCAAAAGGCCTTCACGGTGGCGTCGGCGAACCTGGAGATTGTGTCCATGACGCAGATCGGTGAATACGAATCGGCGCTCACCTTCTCTCAGCAAAATGTACCACTCAAGACGGACGACTCGCTGAACCTGCTTCTCCCTGTCCTGTCTAAGCCGATTGTGCAAAAGATTATTGATGGCGCGACGCTTGGCATTGACAAGATCACGATTATTGATCCGCAGCTGAAGTCGTTCAAGACGCAGCTAGTTGGTTCGATTACGAACTCAGGTCCTTTCGATGCCAAGATCTCGTTCCCTCAAGGTCTGCAAGTGTCGTGGAACAACAAAGTTCTGGGTCAGATTGCCATGCCGCAGATCAGCCTTGCGGCGGACGAGGGTGCTCAGCTGAACCTCGAGGCCGACtttgccgtcgccgacgtcgacgcgctgacCGAGTTTACCAAGTTCCTTGTGACGCAACCGAGTTTCGTGTGGCAGATTGCCGGCCAAGGCCTACAGGTTGATGCACTGGGTATCTCGGTGGGCGGTATGACTATCAACAAAGGTGTCATTTTGACGGGTATGAATAATCTGAAGAATGCTGTGACTGTGCAGAAGTATGACCTGCCAAGCAACGACCCTGCTGGCGGTATCCACCTTACAGCGCAGTCGGTGATCACGAACCCGTCGCAGATCGGTGTTCAGCTGTCGCGTTTCGGTACGATGGTCTACCGCAATGGCACGAACCTTGGTCCGACGGCCGCAGCTGGCCCATTCACGCTGCTGCCCCTTTCCAAGACGAATCTGCCGCTTGCTGGTCGCCTGCAGCACCAAGACAGCACCCAGGGTCTTGCGACGCTCTCGCAGACCTTCACGGATGTGGTCCACGGCAAAGAGATCCCTGTTGAAATTCGCGGTGACTATGCCGGCCCGTCGAGTGTGACTTGGCTAAACGAGGGTAtcaagctcctcgtcgtccaaACCAAGCTTCCTGCTGTACACTTCAGCGTTATCAGGGCGATTTCGCTCAACCAAATGACGCTGATGTTTACGGAGAAGACAGCTTGGAACCCTGCAACGAGTTCGTCCAACACCCAGGCGCCGTTCTATCTGCCGTTCGGTTTCCCCTTGGATATCCAGAGAGCGGGTGGTGACTTCATCGAGGGTTACAAGGGCAGCGATATTGCTATTCTCAAGGTACCCATGTCGCCAGCTGTGACCCAAGTCGAGGCTCGTATCATGACGCTCAGGTTCAACGACGTCCCCATGCAGGCCTATTCGGACAAGCACAGCCAGTTCTCGGGCTTCCTGGCAGACACGACCGCGCAGAAGAGCGTTACGTTCCAGCTGCACGGCTCGGCTGACGCCAAGGCGAGCACGGCTGCTGGTTTGGTCACGATTACTGACATTCCGTTTAGTGTATCGACGACGCTGGATGGTCTGCAGAACCTGAATGCTCGGCCGGTGGTGACATCCGATTTGGACGTTGCGCATGGTTACAGCAGCTACCTGCTAATCACGCTCAAAGCCGCCATGTACAACCCTTCGCATATTACTATTGGCACGGGCGATGTTTCGTTTACTTTGCTCTTCCAAGGCCACAACATCGGTACGGCGCAGGTCAAGAACCTGATCCTAAAGCCCGGTATGAACAATGTATCTACCGAAGTGCACTACTCGCCGCAGGGCTCTGCAAACAAGGCTGCTGGTCAAAAGATGCTCGAGAACTACGTGCAGGGTATTGAGTCGACTGCTGTCATTCAGGGCTCGCGTGACACCACGCCCATTGCTTCGCTGAAGCAGGCTCTGTCTGGTATCAGGCTTGCCACCCAGATTCCGCCGCTGCACCAGCTGCTGATTATTGAGACGCGTCTGGTGATCCCTAAGAACATTGCGCAGACAAGCACTGCTCAGGCTACGTTCCAGCTGCGTAACCCATTCACTGCATCGATCAACCTGGTCAAGGTGAAAGCAAAGGCGTTGTATCAAGGCATCTACCTTGGTGTTATTGACCAGAGCCTCAATCCCCCGATCCGTGCCCCTGGTCACACCACGATCACCTCGCGTACGCTGCCGCTAAAGATGGATCTTGATCCCAAGAACTTGATTCGTTTCATCGAAAAGGCGGCGGCAAACACGAACACCAATCTTGGTCCGCTCACGGCACAGTTTGACCAGGTTATGGCCATGTCGAGCACCAAGACGACAGTCCAGCCCTACCCCGACGACAACCCGCCGAACTGCCATTCTGGTCGACAGTTTGACGTATTCGGTGCAGTTCTGAGCTTGCTGAAGGGTCTTGAAGTCACACTTGACATTCAGTCGATCACCAAGCTGGATGACTACCAGACGCCGCTAAACATAATTCAGCAGCCGGTGCCGACGGACACCGATCGTACTTCGCTGTACCTCATTGGTCCAGTGGGTGCACCGATCGTGCAGAACATTGTCGACGAAGCTACGCTGTCATTCTCGGTGACGAACATCACGAATGTGCGCAACGATGGCTTCGACTTGAGTCTGCAAGGTCAGCTGCTGAAGACGGGTCCCTTTGATGCTCAGATCGAATTCCCTGAGGGTGTCACTGTTACGTGGCAGGGTCAGGACATTGCTAAGATTCAGCTCCCGCCGATTTGTGCCGAAGCTGATATTGGTGTGCCGAACCTGCGTACGAACGGCAAGCTGAAAATCACGAACCAGGGCGGCTTTACTAAGTTTGCGACTTACATTCTGCACAACCCTAGCTTCGTCTGGACGATCCACACGAACAAGCTGCGTGTGCGTGCCTTGAACATTATTTTCAATGATGTCAAGATCAGCAAGGACCTCAGCTTCAAGGCATTCAACGGCCTGAAGGGTGTGAAGATTACATCGTTTGACATTCCTGGTGAGACGTCGAATGCCCTCAAGGTGACTACGGGCACGGATATCCCCTCACCTGCGTCGTTGGGTATTCAACTTGATACGTCAAACTTTAAGATTTACTTCAACGGCCAGTATATGGGTCCGATTCATTCGACGAACTTGTTCCTGGCTGCGGCTATGACGACGCACACGACCTTGCATGGTTTCCTTACGAAAATGACGAGTGATGCTCAGGTGAAGGCTGCTGGTCAGCTCTTCTCGCAGTACCTCCAAGGCAAGGGTAGCGACTTGGAAATCAAGGGTGACAGTGTCGTGACCAGGGCGAACGGCAACAAGCCCGTCTCTTGGCTTACGGCTGCGTTCAAGACGCTGACACTCGATGTCGTCTTACCGGGTCACATTTACAAGATTGTGTATGCGATCCAAATCATCGACCTTTTCGTGACTCTCATGAAGCAATCGCAAACCTGGTCTCCACCTACTGGATCAAACATGTCAATTGCAACATTTGTCAACCCCCTGCACTTCAGCCTGACACCACTGAAGGCTTCGCTGCAGGGTACGATGATTTTCGACAACCAGGATGCTGCTATTTTGAAGCTGCCCTTGAAGAAGGTCAGCCCTGGTACTGGTACTTCTCATGGTCCAAACGACCCCCAGCCGCTTATTCTGTCGTGGAAGGACATTCCTCTGAATGCTATTAGCCACAGCGCCTTCCAGGCCATGTTCACGCAGCTGACCGACTTCCCTCGTGCATCGATTGGTCTCAAGGGTACGGCCGGTCTTGTGGCTCGCATGGTTATCGGTGACATTCCGATCGAGGGAATTCCTTTCGGTAACATCACCACGACGCTCAAGGGCTTCGATTCGTTTACACGCAAGGCGGTTGTGCAGCGCTTGGATGTGGACAAGGGTACTCCGGAACACCTGGACAACAAGGTCAAGCTGATCATGACCAACCCTAGCAACATTACCATCAAGACCACTGGTCTGTCGCTCCCGGCCTTTTACAAGGACACCTATGTTGGTCGTGCAATCCTCGACGACAAGACGGTTGTTCCTGGCGATAACTACCTGGAGGGTATTTTCCGGTACCAGCCCAACAACAACAACGACTCTACTGCGCAAGAGGTCATCCAGCGTTACGCTCAGCCCCAAGAGCACAACGGCAAGAAGAATATTCCGTACCAGACTCCCGCTACGCTCAAGGGTATTCCGAACGCGAACCCGCCGTTGACGCCGTtcgagtcgctgcgcccggGTATCGAGGGAGTTTATGTGACTTCGTCTCTGCCTGGTATTGCTACTCGTGTGCTGCAGCGTATCGATGCCTTCTTCGACGTGCTTACTCTTTTCTCGGCCCCTGGCCTTCGTCCCTACATTTTCATCAAGCTTACGTTCCAGAACGATTTGCCGGTTCCTATCACCTTTACGCGTATCCAGGATCAAGCCAACATTGCCGGACAGCCGCAGCCGATTTATGCGTCGTTCACCGAGAATAAAGTCACCAACTGCCGTATCCCGGCTGCGAGGGCGACCAAGGTGGACCCTGGTATCCACACCTGCGACCCCATCCACAATGTGTTAGGTGACCAGGGTCtgctcggctcgctgcCCGTTATCGAAAAGAACTTGGATGTCGCCAATATGGTCCAAATCCAGCTCAGCGATGGGGGTTACGTGCTCAACGCTCTCCAGTACAACGAGTACGATGTGGACACGACGTACTCGCTGGCAATTGGCGGCGTTCCCTTGCTGAACATTACCTCGATCGATGATATGATCCAAGGTATTctcggctcgctcggcaagaTGTCGTCCGACGACGTTTCGAAGGTGACCAACAGTTTCGCATCTCTCGGTGAAAACGGTATCGGCCAGCTGGCCGATACCAACTGGAACAAGGTCGTTTGTGCTCTGGAGAACTTGCCTCTGTCGCTCATCCACACCGCCAAGTGTCAGTCGAATACCCCTGCCGGCAAGGTTGCAGCCAAGTCGGCtagcagcagcagctcatCGATGAGCAGCACATCCAATGCTGGAGCGTCCAACTCAAAA gttcctgcgcacggcggTGAAGCCTCGCTGCCTCTCCAGCTGAAAGAGGCCCAGCGCGTGGCTCGCACAGACATTCTGCTTTTGCTGGAGCACACTCCTACGTATACTCTTGGTAAGCGCGACGATGTTGCAGTAAGCGGAGCCATGGCGTCGGCGCTCAAGGCGGACATCTTTCAAACCCAGCGCGGCGGACTGCTGACATACCACGGTCCTGGACAGCTCGTGGGTTACCCGATTCTGGACATTGGGGCGATGCAG CTCTCCACGCGGTGCTATATTGCGCGCCTCCAAGAAagcctgcgcgccgcgctcgctgcgtcGCCTCTTTCTATGAGCACACAAGAGTCGCCGCAAGACGACGCAAAGTATACGGGTGTGTGGGTCGACGCGACACACAAAATTGCGTCGCTCGGTGTGCACGTCCGCCACCGCGTCACGTCGCATGGGTTTGCGTTGAACGTGCACAACACTGCCTTGCAAGGTTTCCAAAATATTGTCGCTTGTGGCCTGCCGAATGTGCAGCTCACGTCGATCGACCAGCAACTCGAGCGTGCaggccgcacgctcgacgtgcgcgtgcCCGACGTCGCCCGCCTCTGTGCCGACCACCTGGCCACGGCGCTGCAACGCACGACCGAGTCTGCGGCTGAAACGTGTCTATCATACATCCCTACGACCAACGATGCCGGCGAACAGGTCCTGTCCAAGGTCCTTGTCGAAGGCACCGAGGTCACCGCATAG
- a CDS encoding uncharacterized protein (EggNog:ENOG503P5TI) — MPASRLFMARSVDRSLYETIRVARSCGSVVARRGLAVPVNPASSVDHMLGTAVPAPPAAAPEQSKNESSDDSSVFKSMLQKGASSADMAGQRANIERLRGAATGSSRRSTAVPGTNKLLAQSLDDAEILWRDESAFLPSTPKKQTAADPELPHRVETGRPEGNAMERYVVAAARALVKQRSGDVQMASLQDLSKAMEECANTQLSIELPYEPMPKVERKVQLTTATSAEADVSKAADDGVLLLCYIDHVGSGKERVSMCSGFAVQGGETLAKTEGKGRGALVVSCDHTLESATEGMRDAGDRQGLALAVTRLGHIYPVRSLLSRLPDADLALFQLDETPVQVDAVTSTLHTVGSGSLRTLPVSPYPAVVQTELSVSSFGGWLPSPQQGQGELSTFPQLTDHDMIRNRWAPATLVGYKDPIGRVAETGTYDELAQLSFKLKGDAPETPEGLRPSNLLRSMTYFPLPGSSGGPVVDAESGSVVGIVRGHRMSQMHGSRGDAVPAEKVFEFFALPGLGKRR; from the coding sequence AtgcccgcctcgcgcctGTTTATGGCTCGGAGCGTCGACCGCTCCTTGTATGAAACGATCCGTGTGGCCCGTAGTTGCGGCTCTGTtgttgcgcggcgcgggctcgccgtgccggtgaaccccgcctcgtcggtggACCATATGCTCGGCACCGCGGTGCCTGCGCCCCCTGCGGCCGCACCCGAGCAGAGCAAGAACGAGTCCTCGGACGACTCGAGCGTGTTCAAGTCGATGCTGCAAAAAGgtgcctcgagcgccgacaTGGCAGGACAGCGCGCGAATATCGAGCGTCTGCGTGGCGCAGCCaccggctcgtcgcgccgcagcacggccgtgccggGCACCAATAAGCTGTTGGCGCAATCTCTTGACGATGCCGAGATTCTGTGGCGCGACGAGTCTGCTTTCCTCCCATCCACGCCGAAGAAGCAGACCGCAGCCGATCCCGAGTTGCCACACCGCGTCGAGACAGGCCGCCCTGAAGGCAATGCGATGGAGCGCTACGTTGTggcggctgcgcgcgcgctggtaAAGCAGCGTAGCGGTGATGTACAGATGGCCTCGCTGCAGGACCTTTCTAAGGCAATGGAAGAATGTGCAAACACTCAGCTTTCGATTGAGCTGCCGTACGAACCGATGCccaaggtcgagcgcaaggtccAGCTGACGACGGCAACGAGTGCAGAAGCCGACGTTTCCAAGGCTGCGGACGATGGCGTGCTTCTCCTGTGCTACATCGATCATGTTGGTTCCGGAAAGGAACGCGTCAGCATGTGCTCTGGCTTTGCCGTGCAAGGCGGCGAGACGCTGGCCAAGACCGAAGGAAaagggcgcggcgcactcgtCGTGTCCTGCGACCATACCCTCGAGAGCGCGACGGAGGGTATGCGCGATGCGGGCGACCGCCAgggcctcgcgcttgccgtgacgcgcctcggtcacATCTACCCTGTGCGCTCTCTGCTGAGCCGCCTGCCGGATGCGGACCTTGCGCTGTTCCAGCTGGACGAGACGCCGGTCCAGGTCGATGCAGTGACCTCGACGCTGCACACGGTGGGCTCtggctcgctgcgcacaCTCCCCGTGTCGCCCTATCCCGCCGTGGTCCAGACCGAGCTGTCGGTGAGCTCGTTTGGCGGCTGGTTGCCTTCGCCGCAGCAAGGGCAAGGCGAGCTTAGCACATTCCCCCAACTGACCGATCATGACATGATCCGTAACCGctgggcgccggcgacgctcgtcggctACAAAGACCCCATTGGCCGCGTGGCCGAGACCGGCACCTATGACGAACTGGCCCAGCTCAGCTTTAAGCTCAAGGGTGATgcgcccgagacgccggAAGGACTCCGCCCGTCGAACTTGTTGCGCTCCATGACCTACTTTCCGCTGCCCGGCTCGTCGGGAGGGCCGGTCGTCGACGCAGAGTCGGGCAGCGTTGTCGGCATCGTCCGTGGGCACCGCATGAGCCAGATGCACGGCAgccgcggcgatgcggtgCCTGCAGAGAAGGTATTTGAATTCTTCGCACTCCCCGGCCTTGGCAAGCGCCGTTAG